A window of Thunnus thynnus chromosome 17, fThuThy2.1, whole genome shotgun sequence contains these coding sequences:
- the rras gene encoding ras-related protein R-Ras: MSGEEERFKLVVVGGGGVGKSALTIQFIQSYFVSDYDPTIEDSYTKICNVDGKETRLDILDTAGQEEFGAMREQYMRSGEGFLLVFALNDRGSYHEVQKFHTQILRVKDRDDFPMVLVGNKADLEQQRVISREDAQAFARENRIHYMEASAKNRYNVDEVFLELVQIIRRFQEMESPPPPAHHTGKQKGGGCPCVLL; this comes from the exons ATGAGTGGAGAAGAGGAAAGATTCAAACTGGTGGttgtgggaggaggaggggtggggaaGAGCGCCCTGACCATCCAGTTCATTCAG TCCTACTTTGTGTCAGACTATGACCCCACCATCGAAGACTCCTACACCAAGATCTGTAATGTGGATGGGAAGGAGACCCGGCTGGACA tctTGGATACAGCAGGTCAGGAGGAGTTTGGGGCGATGAGGGAGCAGTACATGCGCTCAGGAGAGGGCTTCCTACTGGTGTTCGCACTCAACGACCGGGGCAG CTACCATGAGGTCCAGAAGTTCCACACCCAGATCCTGAGGGTGAAGGACCGAGACGACTTCCCCATGGTATTAGTTGGAAACAAGGCAGATCTGGAACAACAAAGAGTG ATCTCTAGGGAGGATGCTCAGGCGTTCGCCAGAGAGAACAGGATCCACTACATGGAGGCTTCGGCCAAAAACCGCTACAACGTGGATGAAGTCTTCTTGGAACTGGTGCAGATTATCAG AAGGTTTCAGGAGATGGAGAGTCCTCCCCCTCCAGCTCATCACACAGGGAAACAGAAGGGTGGTGGCTGTCCCTGTGTCCTACTCTAA